The nucleotide window CTATATAAATCACGACAAGGACCGCGTCTGCTGATGAAACGAGTGAAAGCGTCTAAGAATGCCTGTGCCGACAGGTCATCTACATTTTCAATGTGTACAGCCTTAGTGCCCATACATACGAATATGGCCAGGTATGTCTTGATAAGGCCCGCAATAATCTACACCAGATGAAATTAATGGCCGTGCTGCTGTGATCCTCTGCCCTGGTAAGGAAGACATTTGTTGCTTCAGCACTTTCCCTCTGTGACGCCGGCAGATCACGCAATTATGGATGAAACTCTTAACCGCCTGCCTGGCACTGAGAATCCAAAATCGTCGACGAAGAGTATACAGCATGAGTTGTGTTCCACCATGTAGCGTGACTTTATGAGCTTGTTGTAATAAGAGCTTCACCAATGGCGTTGACTTTGACAAGATAATCGAGAATCGTTGATCATTTGCTAATTCGGCTTTATGAATTCGTCCACCAACCTGTAGGATCTGATTCTCGTCTAGATATGGATTTAAAGGCAAAATTCGAGAGGATGATACCAAACTTGAACGAGACTTCAAATGTCGGATTTCATCTGAAAAATGTTCCTCTTGCTCTAAACTTAATATAGTGTATAGTGCGTCATCTAGTTCCTGCGTAACTATGACCGGTTTGCGAAGATGTCGACGCCTTCTTAACCATCGAAGAATAATAGCAATTGTCCTCAAAAGTCGTGTGATAATCTTATTAGTGTTACGAGTTTCAGAGACTATAACCTCCGACTCGTCCTTGCTGAGTAATGTATCATTGTTGATAGAATAGATAATGAATTTCTCTTTCGGGCCTAGCCACCAGAGTGGATGTACCAATAGCTCTTCAGGTGTGATGCCTCTGCAGGCACAATCAGCTGGGTTTTGAGCGGAACGGATGTGATGCCAACGGGTGGGGGATGTCAGCTCCTGTATTCGACGAACTCGATTGCATATGAAAGGTTTCAGTGTTGTTGGATTCTTCTTTAACCAATACAATACAATCGCAGAATCTGACCACAGATAGCAGGGAACATCAACCAAACCCATTGCATCTCGCACGTTTTGAAGTGTCTCAGCGAGTAATAGTGCTGGCGAAAGTTCCAGGCGTGATATAGTAGCGGCCTTGAGTGGTGCCACCTTGGTACGTGCAGTCAAAAGGGTGAAACGTATAGAATCGTCGAAGCACGATGTCCTTATGTAGATGACAGCTGCGTATGTGTGTGAACTAGCATCGCAAAAACCATGAAGCGATGTTGGAACATGTGAAGTCATACCTATCCACCGTCCGATGCGAACTTGATTGAGCCCTGGAAGCAATGATCTATACTTCAGCCACTCGCGACAAAGATCATCAGGTAATGATGTGTCCCAAGATAGGCCCGCAGACTACAGCCGCTGAAtgaatattaataatgaaatatatggaATAACTATCGTTCGAATTCCATTTTCTTAAGGTGAACTGCCCAGCAGGTAGAATGGCATCCACGTTTTTCGCCAGTTCCACTGCCTCTGTAGCGCTTTGTTAGAAAGTCCTCAACATAAAATGAGGTTAGTATCGCCGTTCGAGCAAGTGTAGTTTGCTGTGTATTTGTGAATTGTCACGAGCACATTGTTGTAGTGTACGAACTGCATACCATcccttagaaatattttttttctaatagtgtaacttcctctagctcacatatacctaattataggattttcaaattgggtcaaattctgtgttatcttaataaaaatatatcaataaattgcgagagtataaaatgttcggttgaacccgaacttagccttttcttacttgttttattttggattcgaaaatttttattgttcatTTGACCGTAATTCGTGACAGTGCTCAATCATTTCATTCATACTGTTTAAGattaatagttttaattttagtcctaatatttaaatttactccTAATTGTCATAATTCCCATCTGGCAATGCCTTATCTATGTTTACTTTGTTATCTTTCTTTTATCATCCACTTCTGTTTGCTATGCTATTTGTTTACGCGAATTCAATGTTACGTTATTTTAAATTCCTACAAAATACTATAAATAGTGCAGGACATACATGCACTAGTCCTTCTCTGTTCTGATGTCAAACAATACGGTCGAACCAAATAAGTAAGGTCAAATAAAGTAAGATTCTATTGGAACTCTACCCGctgtaaaattaattacttaacaTTTTTTGGTGCCTCCTGTGaggacaaatatttaaattttgtttgttaataATTGAGTGATTTTCATGGCGGAACTCAACTGGCGTACATCTGCGGTGAATTcaattacacacacacgcacgtgtGTCTGATGGCGTCATTGATGATCAGGATGTTTTTCATCAACAAGAACTCAGATCAGTTTCAGCACACTTCGAGCAATTCGTGCAGAATCACAATCATCTGGTTGGAGGAGCTACGCCCACAGAGATGGGTTCACATGATGCGCTTTGGGAAACAGTAGAGGAGCTTTACAAGAAAGTATGCAGTAAGCTAAATCGTTTAATGTCATCGTTAAAGGTGGAATCCAATATCACCGATGGAGCGCGCGATTGTCCCACTACGTCTTTGGATGGCCACTTGGTTGATCTTAAATTAGATCCGTTAGCTATTCCGTCATTCGATGGAAACATGTGCAAGTGGTTAGCGTTCAAAGTTGCGTTTGAAACACTGGTTCACCAGGCGTCATACCCTGAAGCATTCAAGTTGGGTAAACTTCGTCAAGCAGTCAatgcattgttggtgttgttaatgctggttcccagataaacgaaataaaCGATCAACGAAagtgttgtggtcgatcacaacgttgcgaggtaggtagtctgctttctctccactgcggaacgacaattatCATCGTACCGTTTGGCGATATTTCgttatggaggctgaattttccgactgttgtgccaaagacaccttctttacccaccttggcgttaaaatcgccaagcaccaTTTTGACATCGTGACGGGGGCAacgctcataggtgcattctaggcgaTCATAGaagtctttggtcacatcgtccttctcttccgttgtcGCGTGGGCACAAATCAACGATATGtagaagaacctcgctttgatgcggattgtggcaagacgttcatccaccggggtgaatgccaggactcggcgactgagtctctctcccaccacaaatccaacaccaaaatTCCGCTCCTTTACATGgctgctgtagtagatgtcacaaggacccaccttcttccatccttgtcccgtccatcgcacttcttggatggcggtgatgtcagcctttagttgtgtgaggacatcaaccagctggacagaggTACCTTCCCAATTGAGGGatcaaatcgtgatccttaaaacgtttgcaggggtcgtcatcaaaagtggggtttctcatccgaggctctgttcggtctttcattggggaggttttttaagtggtgggtcccaaaccctacagccgcagaagcgggcttcgccttttcattttagctcgccttcaaacggatgtctgttggctacccagaggatacttgctCTAAAACCCgaagtcatatgcaaaagaatcgttcctggccactcccaagtgaatggcaatcagaaactttcctcacttgagcgaatatgaccccatcccccatataGCGGgtaaaataacctgcatgaagttaagagcagcaaatttaaattgtcttttaaacaaaaattctaaacttagcctagacaacaaagtcctgttatacaattcaaacataaaaccgatttgtatgtatggtattcaactgtgggttacgacctgtgcaaccaacattgatataattcagagattccaatctaaaatgcttagaacaaccaccatggtacatgcgtaacgaaaatatccataaagatcttgatattcctatggaaggagatagaggacagcagaaagaaatatatttcaaaacttcGTGAACATGCAAACCAATTGACTAAtgccttagtacattcctgcaattaaacacgtttaaaaagaagagatctaccagcctactagagagcaccgttctaccaaaacagctcaaccacattcctgagcttttttagttgtaaatagatttaagattttattacttattgttaggctttaaacaaagcagattcaatatataaggaaatatgtatacaaaaatctttgaaaaattttttgagattttgacATTCTCAAATTGAGAACAAAGGAAAATTTCATATCTAAAATCTGCTTTTTAGTTTGAGTATGGCtatgttttcaaattaaaagccATTTGAAAACAAACGTTTGAGATTTGAAATTAAGGTTGATTCTCAAACGCATCTAAATTTGAGAATCAACAAAATTGTTTGACGGCTAAGTATGTATAAGATCTTAGATACAGTTGCGGTCAAAATAATAGTAGTGTGCACaatgtagaaaataaataaagaaaatgtagGATTGTTATTTGCTAAATGTTTActttgctttttatactctcgcaacaaagttgctacgagagtattatagttttgtccacataacggttggttgtaagtcttaaaactaaacgagttagatattaggttatatatatcaaaatgatcagggtgacgagaaaagttgaaatccggatgtctgtctgtccgtctgtccgtccgtccgtgcaagctgtaacttgagtaaaaattgagatatcttgatgaaacttggaagacgtatttcttggcaccataagaagttcgaaaatgggcgtaatcggaccactgccacgcccacaaaatggtgaaaaccgaaaacacttaaagtgccataactaagctataaataaagctatggaagtaaaatttggtatgaaggatcgcactatgaaggggcatatgtggtcccgccccctaccaatttttttgtatatatctcgcaaactactaaagctgtatcaaggaaactttctagagtcgtttattttaggtactaccttatacagtccaaaaatggaggaaatcagattgtaaccacgcccacctcccatacaaaggttatgttgaaaactactaaaaatgggttaactcactaacgaaaaacgccagaaacattaattacataagaaatggcacatggaagctacactcagattttttgacaaaatggaaaatgggcgtggcgtcgcccacttatgggtcaaaaacaatatctcaggaactacttgaccgatttcagtgaaacttggtttgtaatagtttccttacatcccaatgatataaatggttgtgaaaataggccaaatcgcttcacaaccgcgcttacttcctatataccagaactttgaagacgatctgaatcgtttactttacaatatataaagtaagcactattgaagatatcgatgcagaactttgcacaaatactacgtttatagtgtggcagccccattctaaaaatcgccgaaattggaccataggttttcaaggccccatatatcgaacattaggacctcggtgcttctaacctaatattagggtttccaactttcaatggacgattatatgggtcaaatagtgtattatattaataaagttaaataaataaattgcgagagtataaaatgttcggttacacccgaatttagcccttccttacttgttattttgacaatttattttatttaaatgataatcATAAAAGAAAACTTAagaaattaattcattttaatatttttatactctcgcaacaaagttgctacgagagtattatagttttgtccacataacgattggttgtaagtcctaaaactaaacgaggggtgacgagaaaagttcaaatccggatgtctgtctgtccgttcatccgtgcaagctgtaactttagtaaaaattgagatatcttaatgaaacttggaagacgtatttcttggcaccataagaaggttaagttcgaaaatgggcgaaatcggaccactgccacgcccacaaaatggcgaaaaccgaaaacacataaagtgccataactaagccataaataaagttatgaaagtaaaatttggtacaaaggaccgcattagggaggggcaaatttgtatgtaatttttttgggaagtgggcgtggccccgcctccaaatcggttatttgtatatatctccaaaccaattaagctatataaaccaaactttctgcagtcggttctcctacgtaccccaccatacaccatgaaaatagttgaaatcggataataaccacgcccacctcccatacaaaggttaggttgaaaattactaaaagtgggttatctcactaacgaaaaacgtcagaaacactaaatttaacataagaaatggcagatggaagctgcactcagatttttttacaaaatggaaaatgggcgtggcgtcgcccacttatgtgtcaaaaaccatatctcaggaactactcgaccgatttcaatgaaacttggtttgtaataatttccttacatcccaatgatataaatggttgtgaaaataggccaaatcgcttcacaaccgcgcttacttcctatataccagaactttgaagacgatctgaatcgtttactttacaatatataaagtaagcactattgaagatatcgatgcagaactttgcacaaatactacgtttatagtgtggcagccccattctaaaaatcgccgaaatcggaccttaggttttcaaggccctatatatcgaacatgaggacctcggtgcttctaacctaatattagggtttccaactttcaatggactttatacaatatatatgacgaatatgtgggtcaaattgtgtatcatataatattaataaagttaaataaataaatagcgagagtataaaatgttcggttacacccttccttacttgtttaaacttAATTTCGAAAGTACTTGCTTATAGAGACGGTCAAAATAATAGTAGTTATAATTCAGCTGTGTAAAAAGTTAATGGTAATAATGAAAATCTTAAAGAAATTAACTTCAAAATTCACTtaattatataagaaataattaCTACTTAGTAGCGTGCCATTTGTTGGCTATAACTGCGTCATATTGCCGATCCATTGAATCAATGAGTTTTTCACATCGTTCATTTTGTATTGATTTCCTGCACGCTCAATAGTTTCTCAAAATTGAGTATTATTAGTTGGATGGGCATTGGCAACTGCCTCCTTTCCGTCGCACCACAAATTTTGGTTGCGGTTTGGAGACTCTTCAGACCACTCCATGACCTTAACCCTATTTTTCTGAAATATCTGTGAGCCAACTTGCTTGTGTGATTTGGATTATTGTCTTGTTAAAAGACCCAAAGTAGTGGCATTTCTTTGGGGACGTACTGTAAAATTACTACCTGCATAATTCGAACATGAATAGTACGATCCATGATTTCCTTAATCCCGTATATCAGTCCgactaaataaaatgaaaaacatgtCCAAACCATAATATTTGGATCCCCCATGTTTAACTGTATTTTGGCTTGTGCAGGCCCCTAGCACCGTATATAATGATTTTGAATTCATCTGTCATTAAAATGTTTCTCCATTTCGTTAAGGGCGAATCGAAGTGGTAATTTGCAAACTTCAGCAATTCGGCCGCATGGTTTTTTATAACAATGATACTTTTCTTGGGCTGAGCTGCTAAATCACAATCTAGTAATCGTCTACAAATGATTTCTACATTTGCTTCCAATCCtagttgttttttaatattcgtTGCAGGTGTAAAAGGATACTGATTTGAGAATCTTACTAAGTGTTTATCTCATCTGTCAGTTATTGCCGGACGGCCACGAGTTCCAGGATTTTAAGGCGTTTTGAATCATCGTCGGTGaacaatcaattaaattttcaacttctttaTACGTTTTgccttttgaaattat belongs to Zeugodacus cucurbitae isolate PBARC_wt_2022May chromosome 6, idZeuCucr1.2, whole genome shotgun sequence and includes:
- the LOC105218993 gene encoding uncharacterized protein LOC105218993; its protein translation is MTSHVPTSLHGFCDASSHTYAAVIYIRTSCFDDSIRFTLLTARTKVAPLKAATISRLELSPALLLAETLQNVRDAMGLVDVPCYLWSDSAIVLYWLKKNPTTLKPFICNRVRRIQELTSPTRWHHIRSAQNPADCACRGITPEELLVHPLWWLGPKEKFIIYSINNDTLLSKDESEVIVSETRNTNKIITRLLRTIAIILRWLRRRRHLRKPVIVTQELDDALYTILSLEQEEHFSDEIRHLKSRSSLVSSSRILPLNPYLDENQILQVGGRIHKAELANDQRFSIILSKSTPLVKLLLQQAHKVTLHGGTQLMLAAHQGGLWEAAVKSAKHHLTRCVGTQVSWYSQLQTLTVKIEACLNTRPITPLYVDPEDKLALTPGDFLIRSPLLAVPEPDIQQIPSNRLKHWQWIRQLH